The sequence below is a genomic window from Bombus pyrosoma isolate SC7728 linkage group LG9, ASM1482585v1, whole genome shotgun sequence.
ATGGATCGAGTGATTTGAACAATTCTACTGACGTAAATtccgaattttttaatgagaaaCATTCCATCGATACAGAGAACAGTGGTTCTCAAACCTCTGGACCAGTCGAATTTCTAGAATCTCCTCAAAAGACGCAAAGTAAGTTCCAAATAAAGGTGCCAGATCTACTTGAAGGATCCACTTTATTTAATCGTTACACGACTCAGAATGATGAACTTAGTTCAAGAACGACAGAGATACCGAGGTTCCAGAGCATTGGTTCCGACGATCATGTCGATCAGTCTACTTCTTTCGATAGAAACACAGGAGTAACGAGCAATTATGGAAACATAGAGATCTCTGAAGACTCCAGTTTGCAGAATCATGGTAGTACAGTGGCTAGACCCCTAGTACCCTCCACTGGGTCGTggttttcttcctctttctctgaTCAATCGAATACCAAAAGTCCGACGAAAGATTACACCAGACCCGAAGAAGGTGAATCTCCTCACACAAATCATTTTGatctttctttcaaatctACGAATGGCACTGAAGAGAAACTTGAGGATAATAAAAAGAGTGAACTTCGGTTTACCACAGATGATGCTGTTCAGAATTCCAGGATGATCCCTGTGAGTGCAAGCACCGTATCTCCGCCAAAGATTATAAAAGCTATAACAACCTCAGGTTTCGTCAACTCCTCAGGAAgcgtttcaataattaaaaccCCCGAAGAATTGTCGACACAGGGACCGATCAGAATTTCGACATCTCCCGTGACTAAATCCGTTGATATTGAATCTTCGGTGTCAACTTTCAGACCTGTAACGCATAGGAGCATAGAATCAGGCAGAAGCTTGAAAGAGAAGTCGAAAGATGACAGAGATAGCGTAGAAGCTTCGACCGTGAATTCTTTACTTGGGTCCATCATGCCAGAAACTTTAAAGCACATCGAAGAAGCTATAGAGAAGAATAATTCGCCTTACCAAGTGACGTTGACGATGAACAAAGGCGTAGAGCTGATACCTACAGGACAAGATATAATTAGCAAACTGATAGCCCAACAGGGCAAAGAAACGTCGACTCTCAATGACGAGATACACGAactagaaataattaaatctttgGAGCCAGAAGTTCATAGAATGACAGAGTTACAGATCACTGCGACGAATATTTCGGACGTGAGAAATGCGTCTAACTTCGGAAACGATTTTATCAGTTCCGATCTAACCGATTTTAAGAGAAATAACCTGAATACAGTCGGTCTTCTTCAACTGATGTCGGAATTAATGAAGCAAGACCGAGTTCCTCGACCATTTTCCCTGTCAGTCGCTCAAAATCCGGAGCTACAGACAGTAAATTCGAACGTGCAACAACCGGATGAAGCGACATTTAGGTCTCAAGAGAGTTCTACGCTGTCGAACTCGAAAACTTCTGTGCCTCGATCGAAAGAAGGGATTCTGGGTCAGCTAGAGCAGCATTTCGGAGAACCTCTTTACAGAgaacagaaaaaaatatttgatcttCCTGAGAAACAGAGGTCGATTGATTTCCAGACTGCAGTTCTTCTTAGGAACACGAACAAATACGAGGAATCGAGCACCGACAAGACGATCGTGCCGATTGCTCAAACGAATTCTAAGATAGATATTGGATCGACGACGACATCCACGCCGAAGACCACGTTTACCACGAAATCTGAGAAGACTGTGGTGAAAACAGAATTTGTTCCATCGATTGGATTCTCTTTTGACACCGACGAGGGTAGAGAAGAATACGTGGAGGCTGTTTTAGGTGGTCTGATCGAGCCACAGGCAGCAGAAAgtcagaagaaagaaattatcttGAAAGAGAAACCAGAGGAAGAGacgtttttaaaaaagaatgaaacaacAAAAAGTGTCCCAGAAGAGATTTAAGGGTTGTTTCTAGGATGATTTTTCCAAGGATGAACTTAGGTTTAGAACGAAATCTGTGATGTCCTGCCGTTTCGTGCTTTTTATGATAGATCTTCTCGaccatcttttttcttctcctttaatcgatatttttgaatattttcttttctattctcgGGGCTATTACGAGTTTGAGACTTTTGTAATTAACGTCCCTTCCTTcgtgattgaaaaatataacgaatcaTTGAATGCAGAGGGATTATGGTATGATAATTGGAAGTGGGGGATTAATAGTTTTTGTTACTATTTATGTCGcgagagaattaaaaatttctttcctccttcttaTCGATTGAGAGGATTACAAGTGcgaaatttctatgaaattaacGTTCCTTGTTTCgtgatttaaaatttcaacgagcTTTTGATGGAAGTCTTGGAAGACGgagattaatatttcttgttaCCATTTACGTCGTAAGCGAAGAAAAAGGGCTGATATATAATTAGTTTCATTAACCCTTCCTAGGATAttcttacttttaattaaagcgACTAACATAACAGCGAGTTGGGCGTAAAATGTCTTTAAGGTTTTAAGATAGAACTAGACGTAACATGTATAAAATggtaattatattatcgttGTTGATAAGATCTATCATTGGTATTCAGAAAAACAATATCGTTACTACTTGATAATACAAAGTACGTTTTACTAACTTGATAACCTACCAATGACAAGGAACAGGGTTTCGATACTGTAAACTATAGATTCGTAGATGTGTGTGTTAATGTATGTACGAGTGTGCAAGAAGCAATAGTAATTATACGACTATTAAATTGTACCTTATGTAACCCAACATTCTAATGATTCTTAAATATATCCTATCGTTGCGAAGAACAGcttctttatttccttttgaAATTCCTTTAGACTTGAAAACTTTGAATCTTTTTGAACTTggtcatttaaaatttagaattcgATAAGTTTGAAACTTTAAGATATCTTAcaattcgaaattttgaaaactcGGAAATCTGGAGTTTAGAAACTGAAAGAttcgaaaataacaaaattattcgattaaatattttttaaatacaaacatTCGAGATTTAAAAATCAACGTTTCGAAATTCTCAAGGACTGCAAATTTCTCCcagttgttaattaattacataaacatACGTTTCTCTAGTTTGCCTCTATTTACAAAACGTTGGTTGTTTGCCATGGCAACATCGATACATCAAGTTTCGTAATTCGTACGCGTTTAGTCGATTCATAGTGTACAGTGTTAGGTTAAAGTGCTCAAACCTTCTTGTAAACAGTCTACGAATCTTATCGAACGATTAAGTAgtcaaataattaacattttgaGTCAGAATTATCATAAAAGCAAAACGAGTCAAAAAGAGCAATGACACGGCTATCTTAATGTACTAAAGGAATAAAGATTTTGCATGACACGTTGAAGTTATcgaaacttttgaaaattcctTGAGAGGATACCATTACGAAAGCTTTAATTGATCAAATTATGGCTGAGTCAGAAAGCGAATCTGTAAAACCTGACGTCGAAggcgaagacgaagaagatgaagataaCAAAACGGATGACCATAGTTTACCAAGTAAACATTCTTTGATACACATGGACTAtcggtaataaaataaatacatatttctacgatttaacaaacacaaataattaattgaaacaaatgattaattttgataGGATAATGTGGATACGGAACAGAGTGATGAAATTTTTGGGTATAAGTGGTCACGAGCTGCTCTTCTACAAACttctaaatgtaaataacgacttatatcgaaattattgaaaagcAATCGAGTATTCTTTAGATATTTCTACCGATCTACGATAAAATAACATCTGATCCTTCTCAAATCAAAGCCACGAATATGCAAATTCTAAAATGATCCGTACAACGAAAACGAAATCAGggcagagatttgtttcacttgAAAGAATCGTTATACTTTAAGACATAgaaaatcatttctttttaagcgACTTTTCACACTTTCTCGTCAAATTTACCTCACCTTTGccacgagagagagagagaaaataaacgCGCGATTCAAAACTATAGGCAAACAATCGATACTTCGAGGACAAGCTACTCAATTTTCTGCTACTGGATCTCTATGGTGTGACCGATCTTGAGAGAAAGGTGATCTTTTTCTACTGCACCTATTCCACTGAGATCATCCACGTAGAAGTTCCGGTCTGGGAAAGTAAGTAGTTCATCTTTCTGAAACTAATTACAGCGAACACGAATCGGATAGATTATTGTATCGATTCTAAGgatataaattactttgttATTGATGGATAATAGGCAAGCACGGTGTTGGTAAATTAGCCGCTTTGACGGCATTGtcgatgaaaaggaaaagtCGTAAGTTGAGAGGAAGAATCTTTGGTAAATTGTATTTCTAACAATTCAATTTTGTCGTGCACAGTTTGGTAGAATCCTGTTACATTCCATCCTTCCAATGGATTACTGGTTTGGTAAATCACATTTCCAACGATCCAagtgattttttatattctgttaCGTTCTACCCTTTTggtaaattgtattttcaacGCTCCAAATGAATTTGCTATGCACAGTTTGTTAGCTTTTTTGTCTCTGTGGGGTCAATCAAAGCGTAGGATTGTCGTTTATGGATTTATGCTTCGATCAAAGCGCTAAAGCACGTGTTTGGTATTTACAGCTAAGCTACTGGATTGATAGTCGCGCGTCGAACGTACGACGAGTTATAACATCAATGATAATCCACAGGAAAGGCGGAGAAAGTTTCacaaaaggagagaaagaaaagaagagcaaagaaaacaaaagcaAAACCGTCCAAGCTCGATCCACTTGCTCTTCTGCGTCAAGTCGAGGAATCCACGATGACAATTCAATCGGAGCAAAAATCAATGATAAGTACTCGTACCGACGAGGACACGGAAGATACAGAAGACGAAGGGGAGGAAGACGAGGGaagggaggaggaggaagaaggagaagaaggcgattcgcgagaaacgaaagagataGGAAGTggcgatacaatttttaaagcgAAAGACTCGGAGAAAAGTGCTGCGATCGGTAAATTACACGAATGTTACcgcaattataaaataaacatattcgatgaaacgatctcgattcttccaatttttagACACTCCAGGCTTCGTACCACCGCCAGGAGAAGAACACAAATATATCATGACCAAGGTACTCGATTACATCCGCGAACGACATTATCCTTCGTTGATTAAAACACAAATACATTTTgaatacgaaagaaacgaaaggaaaatctGTTGCACAGAAACTAGTGGAAAAAGTACGAAAAATACCAAACTTGCACATGATATGCGGTAAAGTGGATGGTAGCAGAACAGACTTGCATGACGTTACTTTATTCTACTTCCTGAGGACTATCGACGAGGGTATACCAAACTTCGATTCTTACATCGATTGCGATGAACAAATAACGCAGTATTTGGTAGTTGGATCTCTACAGGGGAAATTTTTGGTTTCGTTGAACAGGATGCTCGTTGAGGTAGAAAAGcgtatttgcaataatttatattttcaattcagtaatttattttagtaattctATTTCAGTTCAAATAACGCACCAGTGCATTTATcttatacttttaaattatacatcgATAAAATTCTGCTTGCGAAACTTTTACACGACAGATTTTTATCTTAGAGATTCTTTGTCTCGATGATATATGTTAAAAGTATACTTTGATCACAGACTTTCGACAGCcattgtatatttgtttcttttttcgtaaaattcgtATTCTTCTTCGTCTCGTATTTATAGTTACGGAAGTtctatctatttttcttcttcttttctttccttttatttagGTTTTTAAACCATTGGTTCAAGCTCAATTCAGAGGACCACAACTTTCAGAAGCACTGAAAGAAGAAGAGCTCGATATCGAGGAGGAACGTCCTCCAAGTTTTACGGATATCATGGCAGCTCGAGTACCTAATATtactttctttaataaaaatactgaatttcatctaaaatattgaaagatattttacatataaccTGTGCGTAATGTGATACTTATACGTAGCTGGTAACAAAAACGATCTTTGTCAAATTGTTCAACTTTTTAGATAATAACGGATTCCATTAGTAAGAAACTAGATTTATAATATGGTGGGATCTATAtgatgaaaaatgatttattaaaattgtcgAACAGAGTTCAATCTTCAGAAGACCGTCAGAATTCCGCCGGATATCTATAGTCATGGCGAAGAAGGAGGCTGATAAAAACGCCGAGGACGACAACGATGACGACGAAACAGTAGAaccgaaacattttcaaacgatAGAGAGGGCAAAGCTGAGACGAAAACGCATCAGGACTGTAGTCAATTTCGAAAGAGCTGGAAGCAAAACGGCGTCCAAAGAGCCAATTGTACACGTGTCGATCGATCAGAACAAAAACGATATCCTACATTATTTAGATAGATTAATATCTAACGTCGAATGGTTAGTTCttatagaatagaatagaataatttcttattattcaaTGGACCGCGGTTAGTTGTCGACAAGCTTTCAATGGTTAcgtatttttacgtattttgtacagtctacatatttttacaccTTGAAATTTCCCACAAATGCGTAAATATTCGGGATCTATTAGGAGAGCACATTTCGGGATGTATAAAATCTCGTGAAGCTTTACAAGAATATttgattacaatttatttttcgtctcGATAAAAGTaactttgcaattttttccaaGTTCTAACatagaaatgaattaaaaaaaagaaaatgaataaatctGTGACTGTTCGTCAGGACACTGGAAAACATCGAAGGCGATATTTTGCTGACGATACCGAATATACCGGAACTCGATGATCCTAATGTTACTGACGAGATGTTAGAAAAGAACAAGGAAGTGATCGAGCAACTGGAAAATGTTATTATGCTGTGGGGTGCACACATAGAAAaggtaaatgaaattcttccCAGGCATTGATTTCAAGAGAATTAGACACCTTTTCAACGTCTATATcacgttatttaatatacaggTGTTGGAATCGTTCCAACAAAAAGTGCCACAAGGTAGAGATCCACTAGCAGAGTGTGATTACTGGAAGGATCGAGAAGTAGGATTGTTAATGCTGGTGGAGCAATTAAAAACTCCTATGGCCAAAAGAATGTTGAGCTTATTGAGCAATGTCCTTTCGCCGATCGCCTCGaactttgattatttttattcagacTTATGGAGATGTTACACCGAAGCCAGGGATAATAATCGATTCTTGCAGACTATTTTAAGACACTTCAAGGTGAAAAGCATTATCGTGCAATTTTGATTAAAGATTCATTCGATAACTAATATAATAACTAAGATGTATCGTAGTTGATGACAGAGTCGGATTGTTTCAAAACAATCAATCAAGCCATTCCTCAGCTAATGGAAGGAATAAGAATGATTTGGATTCTCTCGAGTTATTACTCCTCCGAAGAGAAAATGGTTGGTCTAATGGAAAGAATTTCATGGCAACTCTGTCAGACTGTCATAAAGCATTTATCCATCAAAGATCTATTCGAGTAAGTTCCGCTTCAACGAACTTTTCAAAtgattttcaacattttaccGTATTTCGACGAACAATACTCTGTGgattatttatacgtttaattCTTATTgctatattctattttctgtATATACAGAGATACttgtttacaaattttctttctttttttcttgtccAGTAGATAAAAATGTCTCGTCGTCGCGTCTactttgatttaattaattttgttccaTAACACAGACACGATGTTGAAATTGCGCTCTTAATATAGAAAACCTCAGAAAGTGATTCTACAACAGACGGAAGACGCTGGCGCGATGCTGAAGAGTTGGAAAGAAGCTTACTTGAAGAATCGAGAAGACATCGAAATCTCTGGCAGAGGAATGCGCTGGGAATTCGATCAAAATCGATTGTTTAAAGGAACTGAATACATTGCCTCCGTTTGCGATGGTTTGAACCAGGTTGCGAACGTTCTTCGAGACTTTCACAATATCTTCGGACCTGATTTAAAATCGATCATCAGTGATCCAGCTCAAATCGACACTATAATAAAACGTGTTGATAGATTGATCGTCCTAATATTGGACGcagacttcaatattttcgacgaatataacaaagaaaattggGAAGCTACTATGTCTTTGTTTTACGAAGAGGTACATTTCCTGGAGAACGAGGCTAAGTTCTTTATCGACGAGTGCTTCCTGGTATTGAGAAGCGCGGAAGATGCGCTTCATATGTTGCTCAGATTCAAGGACACCAAGACTAGAGACACAATTCATCAGCAGCTGTTGAGAAAGTTTGACGTTATCATGCAACAATTCAGCAAGGAAATCAATATCGTTGAGGGGATATTCAATAGAggcaagatatttattttggtTTTGACAAATCTTGAAGTATATtactagaaaattaatttgtaggCGTTCTATCAAATTTTGTAGCTAACATAATCTGGATAATAGGAATGCTGTAATGTACTTTATGAACTTTCTTTATACTTAAAGGCTATACAGTAAATATGTTAGGTATTATAAgtgtgatattttaaatattaggtcgtctgaaaagtttctttcgttttataaggaaataatggatacagaacatttttcgtttcatattattttatcgaatttcgtacgatccattttgttttatcgagataaaaatcacaacgttcgacagattagttttcatgtttgtataaagatgcgttgttgtaaaagacgtgtctgtaaaagaaagacacttttcggacaacctaatatcaTTCTATCTAATGcaaactaaaatttatttgctatAAAGAGTTGCagttatatttttcgtatctGATTCTTTGTCATTTTATAACAAAGATACATTGTCAAAGGGTTAATCGTCCCAAATTAACAGCTACAAGGAAGATACGGAGATACAGGAAATTGAATCATTagcaaattatttctaaattattgctaaattattcgaataaaaattctttactttgtatgaaatatttttaacagtgGATCGTATCGTATTATGTTTAGGGAAACAAAATCCTCCATTATTAACGTACCATCCCCCAATGGCTGGCGCTATATACTGGGTGAGACAGTTATTTCACCGTCTAAGAAGACCAGTCTTGATCATCCAAAACATTGAGGAGTTGAAACACAGCAAGCTGAAGATTCTAGCTTTCAGTCAATACTACGAGGTGGCCAAACAAATGAAAGCGTACGAGGAATCAAAATACCAATCGTGGGCAGATAAGGCCCAGTACGTTGTGCTGGACACCATGAAGAGGAGTATCCTGAGGATGGAACGTTCTGAACCGGAACAAGGTTAACAATTAATTCGTAATAACGAAGAGAAATAACGAAACCCTAAACGAGAAATACAGACGAGACaattttgattgaaaaataatgattaCGCGCAGAAACATTCAGCGCGAAAAAGTTAATATGCAAATGAGTCAGGAGTTAAACCTTGTTCCAGCAATTGCTAATTTTActacgaaacattttattattctgtattttcaaatcaatttaaaagaagggaaaaatttgttacaggTGTATTAACATTCCCAAATATCGAGAAAGGCACAAAGAATCTGCAGACAATTCACTTGCCAAAAGGGCAAAAGAGCAAAGATTTTGGATCACCTGGATCAACTCCTCAGGGATCTCTTCAAAAGGCCGAACCTGTGATGTCGAAACCAAGCATCGGTGAcagaatctttttaatattaggcCATCTGTCGATGATTTTCTAACAGTTTATGAATCATCCTGACAGAGACGGCTAGTTCTGTGGGAACCAAAGGACAGGTTAAGTCAGACACGAGAGCCGAGGTGAAAGCATCGCTTCAATCCCACAAAGATCAAAAATCGTGGACATCTTCTTCGGAAAAGCAGGTTGTCCAAGCGCAAAAGATTACTTGGATGGAATTTATGAGCGGATCGATTCTCGTCGAGTGTCAGCTTCGTTTCCAAGTGAATTTCGATTGGGAGTTCTTCGAAATTATTCACGAGGTACACtgagaaaatttttcttcgcttcctgttaatcgatatttgatattttatattttcgattgcAGGCTGAGTTGATGGAGCAATTAGGTTTCGAACTAATCCCCATAGTGAAAGATGCCAGTATTCAGAAAAATCGACTAAGGAACGACCTCGAATTGATGGAAAAAGTCACCCACCAGTACAATGGGATGATCAACAAAATGGACAAAGCTGatgtacaaaataatacaGATTAATTCATATTCGCTAAATTCAATGAATCTGTCCCACTTAGTTAAAATATCCTACTTAGGATTCTTTCGTATTTAcagatatattgaaatattgaaatatatggattaaatattttaaattgaataaagaaaaacaaagatgGCACACGGAAGATGATAAAATTctgattttcttcgatttcgaAGTAGATAGGATCTTTTAACTAAGAAAGGCAGAAATAACTTGCAAGAATTCACGaacgaattatttatcatcGCAGATACAATTATTGAGAAACACGTTACTAGATGTTGAGAAACATATTCAGCCTGGAGTAATGCGTTTTAATTGGAACTCTTTAAATATCTCTGACTACGCTCATGattgtgaaaaattattgaaaaatctaaACTCGATCGTGGATCAGGTGAACCACATGAAGAGCGATCTTGATAGCAGAATAAATAACGATCTTCAGAGTTACaatctcttttctcttcctctgaGACTCTACGAAAGCGAAATATTGATGCCTTGCAAGGTATTTTCTTATATCTccttccatttatttttcaaatcgtCGCCCTAGAATTTTATTCATCGCGCCCGATATTCCTCTCGGCACGAAACACTTTGCCATTCAAGGtacaaataaagtaaatagGAAAGCGAAATATTGaaaacgtttctctttttcctatttttcgaAGGTTTATTTCCAAGAGatagaaaatcgaagaatcgaaTTAATTGCCGCGATGTCCACGATATATCAGTCAACGAGTCCGATACTGATAAAATTGGAAAGTCTGGTATTGGAAACGTACACTGGAAAAAGCCCATCTATGCAACTGCTTTACGagaaatacgaaaagaaaatattttgctctTTTATCACGTAAGCCTTTGTAAACCGATTCAACCGGTTTTTACTTGAAAGaacgaattaaaatagaaaattatttaaaaatgatttgttTCATCTTAACACAAAACAAAGTTACGTTCCCTATGttatttctacgataaaagtaattaagtAGCAAAGTAATTCGTTGTTTCATATTGTTACTTCTTTGCTTtgcttcgaataaaattttctcaattttggTTAcgtgtattaggttgtccgaaatgttcttttcgttttataaagaaatagtagatgcacaacattttttgttttatgttattttattgaattacgtttgatccattttattctattactacaaaatggaTTATACataaatccataaaataatataaaataaaaaatgttctattatttcatctgtgaagcgaaagaaacttttgggacaacctaatatatgaCAATCACGATGTGGAACTCgcaatagaaaattaatttcttatcaatgaacaaaaattatcttaaaaattgttgagTCAAGTACTAAGTTAATGGTACACAATCTTATAGAATATCGTCTAGAGTGTAATGAATCATGAGAAATGATcctataacaatattataaattgtacagATGTATACTGAAGAACATAGAGATTTTCAACAGAAGTCTAATGGAATACAAGCCGATGTTTCAAGTGGACGCCATTTTAATAGCTTCAGAAGCTGTTCTAAGACCATCTCCTGGCGAAATTTATGCTacaatactacagaacgtgaAGAATTTATTGGAGAAGCTGAAATTATTTCCCAGATGGATGAACGGGACCTGTTTAGAGTGCAAACCGCAAACGAAGAACGAGTACGAAAATTTCGCTACAGTGACATTCTTTGAGGACGTCATGagtattaaagtaaattattcgtaaaatttaatcaatgaaatttaatagaatcaAAAGAGGTCAGAGCAGATAAAAATCCGACAAAGTAAAATCAGTACAGATAACAAAACATATAAATGCAGATATTTAAGAACATAATGTCCCCTACATGTTGtggataattttcatttgattcaGTCTCCTCCAATGATTATATTCTCTACGATTATGATCGTTTCTATTCTTGAAGTAATTGAAGAATACGCGGCAAAAGTACGATAAGCCGATTTTTGTTGACTCTCTGACTTCATAACTTTATAATTACGATTATACATTTGTGATTATCTATTTTACGGATTAAAATTTGCCAATGTAGGAACTAACATTTTTGTTGTTTGTGTCGAGTGTATAATCTTGTGAATACGTCTGCGTAGGTAGTGAATGATAATATACTAATGGTTCAAAGGTCGGCGCATAAAATAGCGTTGGAAGCTTGGCACTATTTGCACAGGTGGAAGAAGTATAGTAATCTATGGTCTTTCGACAAGAACTTAGCTGCTGAAAAGTTCGCAGCGACCGAACCTACACTCCACCAATATGATGATAAGTTCTCTTTCTACGACAATATTCTCCAGGAATTGACCGAAATGGATCTTTATTACGATCTTTATTGCGTACGGTAATATCTGCCTCATAATAGATTActttaattcttaaaaagtCAAAGGATAAATTCTCATACTAACTTGGTACGTCAGGAAAGATGTACTTTCGCATATTATGTATCTGCattctctatatttatatagataaatttccTAAAAGCGCATAAACACGAGCAATCTAATTAGAAGCATTAACGTACttgataataatttctgtTAATTAGCATCAATCTTGATTTCCTGCTTTCTGGTATCAAACAACACGCTAATGAATGGAAGCACGTTCTCGGTCATTTTCTGCTCCACCAAACGGTTCACGATATGAACAGTTTACATCTGATAATCGAAAATTACCGAAGCGAGGTCGAGCTTGTAATCACTGGATTAGATCGTTTCACATCTGTCATGCAAGCAATCTCCGACATAAAAAAGACAGCGATTCAAGCAGAAGTTCGTTATACGACCTATCAGgt
It includes:
- the LOC122570712 gene encoding uncharacterized protein LOC122570712, translating into MPTTLPVLYLVTLVLCNIHGSLEHEIPRRSFLSRRAIDGTRGRKFFDPEEEGAFDSYGSAGGQYDPYQEKTDLSDIRRNVPGEPGIDYPAYTTLPQTGFTCEGRSRGYYADEVAGCQVFHVCHDVLVSSFLCPIGSVFSQKLLTCDWWTKVDCSASSKYIDVNRNSYQQDDDEMIRNAYAMISLQSGTDVTKDGLVDPDRTGSVVDYQRGPGRILDYSSVDTTGNDLRTNFEDYRRPANRDFLPPYQLKDKKPETSGNYQGKFYSSEKSRSPYEDSPIIRVQKIDDPGYGNQRNKDFQETYRRPNEFTNQFQPSYAPTVPTVTTTTRRFYSPTVPTTFKSSTLAYNKLDQAIDSSEYYLSRSRSNSFVTPPTRVFSNDDKSRQDLGRDLKISEAVSLRKPNRDDDYSRQESYEYDYDDVNSDETRDERPKERFQVRVLDDFNYNRTKVSNGGSSLFDRVYAGFNHNSNDEESLDDFETRGSIGLGHAFHQSFRGISVDEQNPARDETKVYGETQRGINFNKEEIKYTLVRPEPTRYPGEKKEETTEQYQRNDQRDTKTNREEFLNNFNTFPSTTASSIIESTIKASTSLHEPRSSISNGSSDLNNSTDVNSEFFNEKHSIDTENSGSQTSGPVEFLESPQKTQSKFQIKVPDLLEGSTLFNRYTTQNDELSSRTTEIPRFQSIGSDDHVDQSTSFDRNTGVTSNYGNIEISEDSSLQNHGSTVARPLVPSTGSWFSSSFSDQSNTKSPTKDYTRPEEGESPHTNHFDLSFKSTNGTEEKLEDNKKSELRFTTDDAVQNSRMIPVSASTVSPPKIIKAITTSGFVNSSGSVSIIKTPEELSTQGPIRISTSPVTKSVDIESSVSTFRPVTHRSIESGRSLKEKSKDDRDSVEASTVNSLLGSIMPETLKHIEEAIEKNNSPYQVTLTMNKGVELIPTGQDIISKLIAQQGKETSTLNDEIHELEIIKSLEPEVHRMTELQITATNISDVRNASNFGNDFISSDLTDFKRNNLNTVGLLQLMSELMKQDRVPRPFSLSVAQNPELQTVNSNVQQPDEATFRSQESSTLSNSKTSVPRSKEGILGQLEQHFGEPLYREQKKIFDLPEKQRSIDFQTAVLLRNTNKYEESSTDKTIVPIAQTNSKIDIGSTTTSTPKTTFTTKSEKTVVKTEFVPSIGFSFDTDEGREEYVEAVLGGLIEPQAAESQKKEIILKEKPEEETFLKKNETTKSVPEEI